One genomic window of Phycisphaerales bacterium includes the following:
- the rplK gene encoding 50S ribosomal protein L11, translated as MAKREVAHVFKIMAPGGSATPAPPLGPVLGAKGVNPGQFIQQFNAATAHLNGKVVGCVVTSYTDRSFEFEVKSSPASVLIKEAAGIDKGAGTPQTPIAKITRDQCRKIAEEKMADLNAINLEAATDVIAGTARSMGVTVEG; from the coding sequence ATGGCCAAACGCGAAGTTGCTCACGTCTTCAAGATCATGGCCCCCGGTGGGTCGGCGACGCCGGCGCCGCCGCTGGGCCCGGTGCTGGGCGCCAAGGGCGTCAACCCCGGCCAGTTCATCCAGCAGTTCAACGCCGCCACCGCCCACCTGAACGGCAAGGTCGTCGGGTGCGTGGTGACCAGCTACACCGACCGCTCGTTCGAGTTCGAGGTGAAGAGCTCGCCGGCGTCGGTGCTGATCAAGGAGGCCGCCGGCATCGACAAGGGCGCCGGCACGCCGCAGACGCCGATCGCGAAGATCACCCGAGATCAGTGCCGCAAGATCGCCGAGGAAAAGATGGCCGACCTGAACGCCATCAACCTCGAGGCGGCGACGGACGTGATCGCAGGCACCGCCCGCTCCATGGGCGTGACGGTGGAGGGCTGA
- the rplA gene encoding 50S ribosomal protein L1 encodes MAHVSKRRKANLKAATTEALPVDEAISTVKKFKGPRFDQTVEVCMHLNINTKQADQALRGSVALPKGIGQSKKVVAFCSEDKVKDCLEAGAIKAGGEELVAEIEKGWMDFDVAVASPDMMRVISKLGRVLGPKGLMPSPKAGTVTTDVPQAVKEYAAGKLEYRADSGGNIHAVIGKMSFPEADLKENYEYFVQAIEKIRPSAVKGEYIKKITISGTMTPGVRVYHEAAVVS; translated from the coding sequence ATGGCACACGTAAGCAAGCGACGCAAGGCGAACCTGAAGGCGGCGACCACCGAGGCGCTGCCGGTCGACGAGGCCATCAGCACCGTCAAGAAGTTCAAGGGCCCGCGCTTCGACCAGACCGTCGAGGTGTGCATGCACCTGAACATCAACACCAAGCAGGCCGACCAGGCCCTCCGCGGCTCGGTCGCGCTGCCCAAGGGCATCGGCCAGAGCAAGAAGGTGGTTGCCTTCTGCAGCGAAGACAAGGTCAAGGACTGCCTCGAAGCCGGCGCCATCAAGGCCGGCGGCGAGGAGCTGGTCGCCGAGATCGAGAAGGGCTGGATGGACTTCGACGTCGCGGTGGCGAGCCCCGACATGATGCGCGTCATCAGCAAGCTCGGCCGCGTCCTGGGCCCCAAGGGCCTGATGCCCAGCCCCAAGGCCGGCACCGTGACCACCGACGTGCCCCAGGCGGTGAAGGAATACGCCGCGGGCAAGCTGGAGTACCGGGCCGACTCGGGCGGCAACATCCACGCCGTCATCGGGAAGATGAGCTTCCCCGAGGCCGACCTGAAGGAAAACTACGAGTACTTCGTGCAGGCCATCGAGAAGATCCGACCCAGCGCCGTCAAGGGCGAGTACATCAAGAAGATCACCATCAGCGGCACCATGACCCCCGGCGTCCGCGTGTATCACGAGGCCGCCGTCGTCTCCTGA
- the rplJ gene encoding 50S ribosomal protein L10 has protein sequence MSKPVKEMMMADYMAKLGENGDALLINIRGIGANDTNALRKDLAKSEISVTVLRNNVARKAFEGTGLEPLGELLTGPNALVYGAETVVEVARKIVDIAKDMPDVELRGAVLDGELFEGEDGVKRLSKFPTRDEAIAQAVTIVLTPGGKLVGAVKSPASNLAGILKTLQDKLESGETIAKIA, from the coding sequence ATGTCCAAGCCCGTCAAAGAAATGATGATGGCCGATTACATGGCCAAGCTGGGCGAGAACGGCGACGCCCTGCTGATCAACATCCGCGGCATCGGCGCCAACGACACCAACGCCCTGCGCAAGGACCTCGCCAAGAGCGAGATCTCCGTCACCGTGCTGCGCAACAACGTGGCGCGCAAGGCCTTCGAGGGCACCGGCCTCGAGCCGCTGGGCGAGCTGCTCACCGGGCCCAACGCCCTGGTGTACGGCGCCGAGACCGTCGTCGAGGTCGCGCGCAAGATCGTCGACATCGCCAAGGACATGCCCGACGTTGAGCTCCGCGGCGCGGTGCTCGACGGCGAGCTGTTCGAGGGCGAGGACGGCGTCAAGCGTCTGAGCAAGTTCCCGACGCGCGACGAGGCCATCGCCCAGGCCGTCACCATCGTCCTGACGCCCGGCGGCAAGCTCGTCGGCGCGGTCAAGAGCCCGGCCAGCAACCTCGCCGGTATCCTCAAGACCCTGCAGGACAAGCTCGAGAGCGGCGAAACGATCGCCAAGATTGCCTGA
- the rplL gene encoding 50S ribosomal protein L7/L12, producing the protein MGDEIVGLSLKEAVDLADYLKDTYGIEPAAGGAVMMAGPADGGGGAAAEEKTEFDVVLKGDGGKKIQVIKVVREATGLGLKEAKDMVDNLPAKIKEGLSKDEADALAEKLKEAGGEVEVA; encoded by the coding sequence ATGGGCGACGAGATCGTCGGCCTGAGCCTGAAGGAAGCCGTCGACCTGGCGGACTACCTCAAGGACACCTACGGCATCGAGCCCGCCGCGGGCGGCGCGGTCATGATGGCCGGCCCGGCCGACGGCGGCGGTGGCGCGGCCGCCGAGGAGAAGACCGAGTTCGACGTCGTCCTCAAGGGCGACGGCGGCAAGAAGATCCAGGTCATCAAGGTCGTCCGCGAGGCCACCGGCCTGGGCCTGAAGGAGGCCAAGGACATGGTCGACAACCTCCCCGCCAAGATCAAGGAAGGCCTGAGCAAGGACGAGGCCGACGCCCTCGCCGAGAAGCTCAAGGAGGCCGGCGGCGAGGTCGAGGTGGCCTGA
- the rpoB gene encoding DNA-directed RNA polymerase subunit beta, which yields MSVRSYAKRGDTLPVSDLTVVQRLAYERFLQLDKAPDERDPEIGLESLLREVFPIESYDGTMRLQYSQYELDEARYTIDECKELRLTYGLPFKIRVRLEREGRPDMPEEDIYLGEFPIMIGGGEFIVNGAERVIVSQLHRSPGVDFSKSEEETDRPLHSARIVPERGSWIEISVNKKDQLEMRIDQSPKMAATTFLRCLDKTVASTEDLLSLFYEINDVKTNQLHEEDWAAAPIVDTESGEILVDTGFQIGAENLEKIQSSTLKSAKVIQNPSDALILNTVAAENLRRFAEEFSVEEPHEQALLKLYTKLRPGNPPQVEKAKQLFIEKFFDDSRYRIGRVGRFRINRKFEFEDSVDSNFIRAQDLLRIIQYLLDLRSNRLDPETGQPVANEDDIDHLGNRRLRTMDELAVDEVRKGFLKLKRTVQERMSVKDPDELAKIADLVNSKSISSAIDFFFGRSELSQVVDQTNPLSTLVHERCLSALGPGGLNRKRAGFEVRDVHISHYGRICPIETPEGTNIGLIARMSIYSSIDDYGFLRTPYRQTKGGKATGEVVHLRADEEMRGVLAPADALDAKGNFQSGTVLARVSGELAEVPADSVQYVDISPKQVVGISAALIPFLEHDDANRALMGSNMQRQAVPLIKVDPPCVATGMEQSVGRNSGMVIKAKTGGVVTFVDAERIIIDNSDEYVLRKFRGLNERTCLNQKPVVRPGDVVEAGDVIADGPSIKDGELAIGKNVLVAFNTFDGYNFEDAIVISERIVKDDVFTSIHIDSFDVEIRDTKLGREEFTRDIPNVSEKALRNLDDDGVIRVGARVGPGDILVGKVSPKSKTELTPEEKLLHAIFGRAGEDVKNDSLEVPSGIDGIVIGAKKFSRRLHMNEEQKRQLKQQIAEYEAEMDAKAIDIFRELVAAINEATGSDLVDPNTRQKVAASDIPEVVIEQIKTFELGWVKGSKDAREDAEISYKQYWPRIEAIEKEKQRRVAHMKRGDELPAGVLEMVKVYIASKRPLSVGDKMAGRHGNKGVIARLVPIEEMPFMEDGTPVDIMLNPLGVPSRMNVGQILELHLGWAAQVLGFQAVTPVFDGATEDEIHAAIEEANAYVKERNEGVEKTGEHPHHRELLANMPRGGKIQLYDGRTGEAFQQRTSVGFMYMLKLHHLVDDKIHARATGPYSLITQQPLGGKSRTGGQRFGEMEVWALEAYGASYILQELLTVKSDDVEGRTKIYESMVKGTHKLEAGMPIAFDVLCNELKGLGMNITLEKRQTELGSLL from the coding sequence ATGAGCGTGCGCAGTTATGCAAAGCGTGGCGACACCCTTCCGGTGAGCGATCTGACGGTCGTTCAGCGGCTGGCGTACGAGCGCTTCCTCCAACTCGACAAGGCTCCCGACGAGCGCGACCCGGAGATCGGGCTCGAGTCGCTCCTTCGGGAGGTCTTCCCGATCGAGAGCTACGACGGGACCATGCGCCTGCAGTACAGCCAGTACGAGCTGGATGAGGCGCGGTACACCATCGACGAGTGCAAGGAGCTTCGGCTGACCTACGGCCTGCCCTTCAAGATTCGCGTCCGCCTGGAGCGCGAGGGCCGGCCGGACATGCCCGAGGAGGACATCTACCTCGGTGAGTTCCCGATCATGATCGGCGGCGGCGAGTTCATCGTGAACGGCGCCGAGCGTGTGATCGTGAGCCAGCTCCACCGCTCGCCGGGCGTCGACTTCTCCAAGAGCGAGGAAGAGACCGACCGCCCGCTGCACAGCGCCCGCATCGTGCCCGAGCGCGGCTCGTGGATCGAGATCTCGGTCAACAAGAAGGACCAGCTCGAGATGCGGATCGATCAGTCGCCCAAGATGGCGGCGACGACGTTCCTGCGCTGCCTCGACAAGACCGTTGCCTCGACCGAGGACCTGCTGAGCCTCTTCTACGAGATCAACGACGTCAAGACCAACCAGCTCCACGAGGAGGACTGGGCTGCCGCGCCGATCGTCGACACCGAGAGCGGCGAGATCCTGGTCGACACGGGCTTCCAGATCGGCGCCGAGAACCTCGAGAAGATCCAGAGCTCGACGCTCAAGAGCGCGAAGGTCATCCAGAACCCCAGCGACGCGCTGATCCTCAACACCGTGGCCGCCGAGAACCTCCGCCGGTTCGCCGAGGAGTTCAGCGTCGAAGAGCCGCACGAGCAGGCGCTGCTCAAGCTGTACACCAAGCTGCGCCCGGGCAACCCGCCGCAGGTCGAGAAGGCCAAGCAGCTCTTCATCGAGAAGTTCTTCGACGACAGCCGCTACCGCATCGGCCGCGTGGGTCGCTTCCGCATCAACCGCAAGTTCGAGTTCGAGGACTCGGTCGACAGCAACTTCATCCGCGCCCAGGACCTGCTCCGCATCATCCAGTACCTGCTGGACCTGCGCAGCAACCGCCTCGACCCCGAGACGGGCCAGCCCGTGGCCAACGAGGACGACATCGATCACCTGGGCAACCGTCGCCTGCGGACGATGGACGAACTGGCCGTCGACGAGGTCCGCAAGGGCTTCCTGAAGCTGAAGCGCACCGTGCAGGAGCGCATGAGCGTGAAGGACCCCGACGAGCTGGCCAAGATCGCCGACTTGGTGAACTCCAAGAGCATCAGCAGCGCGATCGACTTCTTCTTCGGCCGCAGCGAGCTGAGCCAGGTGGTCGACCAGACCAACCCGCTGAGCACGCTCGTGCACGAGCGCTGCCTCTCGGCCCTCGGCCCGGGCGGCCTGAACCGCAAGCGCGCCGGCTTCGAGGTGCGCGACGTCCACATCAGCCACTACGGCCGCATCTGCCCGATCGAGACGCCCGAGGGCACCAACATCGGCCTGATCGCCCGCATGTCGATCTATTCCTCGATCGACGACTATGGCTTCCTGCGCACGCCCTACCGCCAGACCAAGGGCGGCAAGGCGACCGGCGAGGTCGTGCACCTGCGCGCCGACGAGGAGATGCGCGGCGTGCTCGCGCCGGCCGACGCGCTCGACGCCAAGGGCAACTTCCAGAGCGGCACCGTGCTGGCCCGCGTGTCGGGCGAGCTGGCCGAGGTGCCCGCCGACAGCGTGCAGTACGTCGACATCTCGCCCAAGCAGGTCGTCGGCATCTCGGCGGCGCTCATCCCGTTCCTCGAGCACGACGACGCCAACCGCGCGCTGATGGGCTCGAACATGCAGCGCCAGGCCGTGCCGCTCATCAAGGTCGACCCGCCCTGCGTGGCGACCGGCATGGAGCAGTCGGTGGGCCGCAACTCGGGCATGGTCATCAAGGCCAAGACCGGCGGCGTGGTCACGTTCGTGGATGCCGAGCGGATCATCATCGACAACAGCGACGAGTACGTGCTGCGGAAGTTCCGCGGGCTCAACGAGCGCACGTGCCTGAACCAGAAGCCGGTCGTCCGTCCGGGCGACGTGGTCGAGGCGGGCGACGTGATCGCCGACGGCCCGTCGATCAAGGACGGCGAGCTGGCGATCGGCAAGAACGTGCTGGTCGCATTCAACACGTTCGACGGATACAACTTCGAGGACGCCATCGTCATCAGCGAGCGCATCGTGAAGGACGACGTGTTCACGTCGATCCACATCGACAGCTTCGATGTCGAGATCCGCGACACCAAGCTGGGCCGCGAGGAGTTCACCCGAGACATCCCCAACGTCAGCGAGAAGGCCCTGCGCAACCTCGACGACGACGGCGTGATCCGCGTGGGCGCCCGCGTGGGCCCGGGCGACATCCTCGTCGGCAAGGTCAGCCCCAAGAGCAAGACCGAGCTGACGCCCGAAGAGAAGCTGCTGCACGCCATCTTCGGCCGTGCGGGCGAGGACGTGAAGAACGACTCGCTCGAGGTGCCCAGCGGCATCGACGGCATCGTCATCGGCGCCAAGAAGTTCAGCCGCCGCCTGCACATGAACGAGGAGCAGAAGCGGCAGCTCAAGCAGCAGATCGCCGAGTACGAGGCGGAGATGGACGCCAAGGCGATCGACATCTTCCGCGAGCTCGTGGCCGCCATCAACGAGGCGACCGGCAGCGACCTGGTCGACCCCAACACCCGCCAGAAGGTCGCCGCCAGCGACATTCCCGAGGTCGTGATCGAGCAGATCAAGACCTTCGAGCTGGGCTGGGTGAAGGGCAGCAAGGACGCCCGCGAAGACGCCGAGATCAGCTACAAGCAGTACTGGCCGCGCATCGAGGCCATCGAGAAGGAGAAGCAGCGCCGCGTCGCGCACATGAAGCGCGGCGACGAGCTGCCCGCCGGCGTGCTCGAGATGGTGAAGGTCTACATCGCCAGCAAGCGCCCGCTGAGCGTGGGCGACAAGATGGCCGGCCGCCACGGCAACAAGGGCGTCATCGCCCGCCTCGTGCCCATCGAGGAGATGCCGTTCATGGAGGACGGCACGCCGGTGGACATCATGCTCAACCCGCTGGGCGTGCCCAGCCGCATGAACGTGGGCCAGATCCTCGAGTTGCACCTTGGGTGGGCGGCGCAGGTGCTCGGCTTCCAGGCCGTCACGCCGGTGTTCGATGGCGCGACCGAGGACGAGATCCACGCCGCCATCGAGGAAGCCAACGCCTACGTCAAGGAACGCAACGAGGGCGTCGAGAAGACCGGCGAGCACCCGCACCACCGCGAGCTGCTCGCGAACATGCCCCGTGGTGGCAAGATCCAGCTCTACGACGGCCGCACGGGCGAGGCGTTCCAGCAGCGCACGTCGGTGGGCTTCATGTACATGCTGAAGCTGCACCACCTGGTGGACGACAAGATCCACGCCCGCGCAACGGGCCCCTACTCGCTCATCACCCAGCAGCCGCTGGGCGGCAAGAGCCGCACGGGCGGACAGCGCTTCGGCGAGATGGAGGTCTGGGCGCTCGAGGCCTACGGCGCCAGCTACATCCTGCAGGAGCTGCTGACGGTCAAGAGCGACGACGTCGAGGGACGCACCAAGATCTACGAGAGCATGGTGAAGGGCACGCACAAGCTGGAGGCCGGCATGCCGATCGCCTTCGACGTGCTGTGCAACGAGCTCAAGGGCCTTGGCATGAACATCACGCTGGAGAAGCGGCAGACCGAGTTGGGCAGCCTGTTGTAA
- the rpoC gene encoding DNA-directed RNA polymerase subunit beta', with translation MAETVYDRINDFSAVKVTLASPNDIRAWSYGEVKKPETINYRTYRPEKDGLFCERIFGPERDYECACGKYRGVKYKGIICDRCGVKVTHSRVRRKRMGHINLASPIVHIWFFKSMPSRLGTLLGLKTTELERVIYYQDYVIIEAEPGLQLEDGTKIEGQTIITEDKYRAAVLEFGNAFRAMMGAEAIRELIDRLDLDELAGQLRQELKETRSKQKIKDLAKRLKLVENIRKSENDPSWLVMDVIPVIPPDLRPLVLLESGNFATSDLNDLYRRIINRNNRLKKLMDLNAPEVIIRNEKRMLQQAVDNLFDNARCRRPVVGSSNRTLKSLTDMIKGKQGRFRENLLGKRVDYSARSVIVVGPELKLWQCGLPKKIALELYQPFIIRKLREHGLADTIKSAKRMLERRDPEVWDILEEVIDQHPVLLNRAPTLHRMGIQAFEPVLVEGNAIKVHPLVCTGFNADFDGDQMAVHLPLSVEAQAEAHVLMLSTHNVFSPANGQPIISPSQDIVLGVYYLTLMAPDQGQAMKDLPTFKDRSEAILAFEQGKIKMHDRIAVRLELFNEVVQSQGGPVEPVPENRRIITTAGRCLFSEILEPGMAFYNCSLGKKGCARVIDDVFAVSGKPATIDLLDRLKEIGFKRSTVAGLSFGVTDMRVPADKQDLLAEAQKKVDRVEKNYDRGIITERERYNQLLDIWAGCREKVTKSLIETLKNDRRLPNGQEAPIDDTSAAPYLNPVYLMSDSGARGNVSQMMQLAGMRGLMAKPSGEIIETPIRANFREGLSVLEYFSSTHGARKGLADTALKTADSGYLTRKLCDVAQSVIIGEIDCGSRRGIPKRAVYKGEQVDVPLSEQVVGRVSLHSIVDPVTDEQIVGANEMISEEAAARIDEIGIGEVFVRSPLTSESRTGCSVLDYGMDMSIGKIVEEGMAVGIIAAQSIGEPGTQLTMRTFHTGGIGTRDVAESEFRATFAGTIELRDCAEVQGEDEDGSEVLISLKRNGEVAILDDKGRELDKSKMPYGALIYVKPGDAVKKGTVLVKWDPHRTPILAEKGGKVQFVDIEVGQTVREDDAGQGKKAFVVIEHKGTRSPQINVVDESGQILDFHYLPAKARIEVQDGQEIKAGQMIARQPRQAERSQDIVGGLPRVTEIFEARKPKDPAVMAEISGKIEIYSDKRKGKITIRVVSDSGIEKDHHVPRDKQLRVHTGDFVSAGDQLTEGPLDPKDILRIKGEEAVWLYMLEEVQNVYRAQGVKINDKHIELILSQMMRKVQVQNAGDTDLLPQEVVDRYVFSQKNREILSMGRIVEAGDTDLRVGQMYTRDEIKEANARAEAEGKEGAKAKKPKPAVGRTLLLGITKASLQSESFLSGASFQETTKVLTEAALKGASDHLIGLKENVLLGHLIPAGTGFRGYQDIRVKPLVALAPMTAEGLEDGNGSEHLLEDGDHAGVMPQVEVKDFVMGESADHAQ, from the coding sequence ATGGCCGAAACCGTGTACGACCGCATCAACGACTTCTCCGCCGTCAAGGTGACGCTGGCCTCGCCCAACGACATCCGGGCGTGGTCCTACGGCGAAGTGAAGAAGCCCGAGACGATCAACTACCGCACGTACCGCCCCGAGAAGGACGGACTGTTCTGCGAGCGCATCTTTGGGCCGGAGCGAGACTACGAGTGCGCCTGCGGCAAGTACCGCGGCGTGAAGTACAAGGGCATCATCTGCGATCGCTGCGGCGTGAAGGTGACCCACAGCCGCGTGCGCCGCAAGCGCATGGGCCACATCAACCTTGCCAGCCCGATCGTGCACATCTGGTTCTTCAAGAGCATGCCCAGCCGCCTGGGCACGCTGCTGGGGCTCAAGACGACCGAGCTCGAGCGGGTGATCTACTACCAGGACTACGTGATCATCGAGGCCGAGCCGGGCCTGCAGCTCGAGGACGGCACGAAGATCGAGGGCCAGACGATCATCACCGAGGACAAGTACCGCGCCGCGGTGCTCGAGTTCGGCAACGCCTTCCGCGCCATGATGGGCGCCGAGGCCATCCGCGAGCTGATCGATCGCCTCGACCTGGACGAGCTTGCCGGCCAGCTCCGCCAGGAGCTGAAGGAAACCCGCAGCAAGCAGAAGATCAAGGACCTGGCCAAGCGGCTGAAGCTCGTCGAGAACATCCGCAAGAGCGAGAACGATCCGTCGTGGCTGGTGATGGACGTGATCCCCGTGATCCCGCCGGACCTGCGCCCGCTGGTGCTGCTCGAGAGCGGCAACTTCGCCACGAGCGACCTGAACGACCTCTACCGCCGCATCATCAACCGCAACAACCGCCTCAAGAAGCTGATGGACCTCAACGCCCCGGAGGTCATCATCCGCAACGAGAAGCGGATGCTGCAGCAGGCCGTCGACAACCTGTTCGACAACGCCCGCTGCCGCCGCCCGGTGGTTGGTTCGAGCAACCGCACGCTGAAGTCCTTGACCGACATGATCAAGGGCAAGCAGGGCCGGTTCCGCGAGAACCTGCTGGGTAAGCGCGTCGACTACTCGGCCCGCTCGGTCATCGTCGTCGGTCCCGAGCTCAAGCTGTGGCAGTGCGGCCTGCCCAAGAAGATCGCGCTGGAGCTCTACCAGCCCTTCATCATCCGCAAGCTGCGCGAGCACGGCCTGGCCGACACCATCAAGAGCGCCAAGCGCATGCTCGAGCGCCGCGATCCCGAGGTGTGGGACATCCTCGAGGAAGTCATCGATCAGCACCCCGTGCTGCTCAACCGTGCTCCGACCTTGCACCGAATGGGCATCCAGGCCTTCGAGCCCGTGCTGGTCGAGGGCAACGCCATCAAGGTCCACCCGCTGGTGTGTACCGGCTTCAACGCCGACTTCGACGGCGACCAGATGGCCGTGCACCTGCCCCTGAGCGTCGAGGCCCAGGCAGAGGCGCACGTGCTGATGCTGAGCACGCACAACGTCTTCAGCCCGGCCAACGGCCAGCCGATCATCTCGCCCAGCCAGGACATCGTGCTGGGCGTGTACTACCTGACGCTCATGGCGCCCGATCAGGGCCAGGCCATGAAGGACCTGCCGACCTTCAAGGACCGCTCCGAGGCGATCCTGGCGTTCGAGCAGGGCAAGATCAAGATGCACGACCGCATCGCGGTCCGCCTCGAGCTGTTCAACGAGGTGGTGCAGAGCCAGGGTGGTCCGGTCGAGCCGGTGCCCGAGAACCGCCGCATCATCACCACGGCCGGCCGCTGCCTGTTCAGCGAGATCCTCGAGCCCGGCATGGCGTTCTACAACTGCTCGCTGGGCAAGAAGGGGTGCGCCCGCGTCATCGACGACGTGTTCGCCGTCTCCGGCAAGCCCGCGACCATCGACCTGCTCGATCGCCTCAAGGAGATCGGCTTCAAGCGTTCGACCGTCGCCGGTCTGAGCTTCGGCGTGACCGACATGCGCGTTCCCGCTGACAAGCAGGACCTGCTGGCCGAGGCGCAGAAGAAGGTCGACCGGGTCGAGAAGAACTACGACCGAGGCATCATCACCGAGCGCGAGCGGTACAACCAGCTGCTGGACATCTGGGCCGGCTGCCGCGAGAAGGTGACCAAGAGCCTGATCGAGACGCTCAAGAACGATCGCCGCCTGCCCAACGGCCAGGAGGCGCCCATCGACGACACGAGCGCCGCGCCGTATCTCAACCCGGTGTACCTCATGAGTGACTCGGGTGCTCGTGGTAACGTCAGCCAGATGATGCAGCTCGCCGGCATGCGAGGCCTGATGGCCAAGCCCAGCGGCGAGATCATCGAGACGCCTATCCGCGCCAACTTCCGCGAGGGCCTGAGCGTGCTGGAGTACTTCAGCTCGACGCACGGTGCTCGTAAAGGCCTGGCCGACACGGCGCTCAAGACCGCCGACTCGGGCTACCTGACCCGCAAGCTGTGCGACGTCGCCCAGTCGGTCATCATCGGTGAGATCGACTGCGGCAGCCGTCGCGGCATCCCCAAGCGCGCCGTCTACAAGGGCGAACAGGTCGACGTGCCGCTCAGCGAGCAGGTCGTCGGCCGCGTCAGCCTGCACTCGATCGTCGACCCGGTGACCGACGAGCAGATCGTCGGCGCCAACGAGATGATCTCCGAAGAGGCCGCCGCCCGCATCGACGAGATCGGCATCGGCGAGGTCTTCGTCCGCAGCCCACTCACGAGCGAGAGCCGCACCGGCTGCTCGGTGCTCGACTACGGCATGGACATGTCCATCGGCAAGATCGTCGAAGAGGGCATGGCCGTGGGCATCATCGCCGCCCAGTCGATCGGCGAGCCCGGCACGCAGCTCACCATGCGGACGTTCCACACCGGTGGTATCGGTACGCGTGACGTGGCCGAGAGCGAGTTCCGCGCGACGTTCGCCGGCACCATCGAGCTTCGCGACTGCGCCGAGGTGCAGGGCGAGGACGAGGACGGCAGCGAGGTGCTGATCTCGCTGAAGCGAAACGGTGAGGTCGCCATTCTCGACGACAAGGGCCGCGAGCTCGACAAGAGCAAGATGCCCTACGGCGCTCTCATCTACGTCAAGCCCGGCGACGCCGTCAAGAAGGGCACCGTGCTGGTCAAGTGGGACCCGCACCGCACGCCGATCCTCGCCGAGAAGGGCGGCAAGGTGCAGTTCGTCGACATCGAGGTCGGCCAGACCGTACGTGAGGACGACGCGGGCCAGGGCAAGAAGGCCTTCGTGGTCATCGAGCACAAGGGCACCCGCTCGCCGCAGATCAACGTGGTCGACGAGAGCGGCCAGATCCTCGACTTCCACTACCTGCCGGCCAAGGCGCGTATCGAGGTCCAGGACGGCCAGGAGATCAAGGCCGGCCAGATGATCGCCCGCCAGCCGCGTCAGGCCGAGCGCAGCCAGGACATCGTCGGTGGTCTGCCCCGCGTGACCGAGATCTTCGAGGCCCGCAAGCCCAAGGATCCGGCCGTGATGGCCGAGATCTCGGGCAAGATCGAGATCTACAGCGACAAGCGCAAGGGCAAGATCACCATCCGCGTCGTGTCCGACTCGGGGATCGAGAAGGACCACCACGTGCCGCGCGACAAGCAGCTGCGCGTGCACACGGGCGACTTCGTGAGCGCGGGCGACCAGCTCACCGAGGGCCCGCTGGACCCCAAGGACATCCTGCGAATCAAGGGCGAAGAGGCCGTCTGGCTCTACATGCTCGAAGAGGTGCAGAACGTCTACCGGGCCCAGGGCGTGAAGATCAACGACAAGCACATCGAGTTGATCCTCAGCCAGATGATGCGCAAGGTTCAGGTGCAGAACGCCGGCGACACCGACCTGCTGCCGCAGGAAGTGGTCGACCGCTACGTGTTCAGCCAGAAGAACCGCGAGATCCTCAGCATGGGCCGCATCGTCGAGGCCGGCGACACCGACCTCCGCGTGGGCCAGATGTACACCCGCGACGAGATCAAGGAGGCCAACGCACGGGCCGAGGCCGAGGGCAAGGAAGGGGCCAAGGCCAAGAAGCCCAAGCCCGCCGTCGGCCGCACGCTGTTGCTGGGCATCACCAAGGCCAGCCTGCAGAGCGAGAGCTTCCTCTCGGGTGCGTCCTTCCAGGAGACCACCAAGGTGCTCACCGAGGCCGCCCTCAAGGGCGCGTCGGACCACCTCATCGGCCTCAAGGAGAACGTGCTGCTGGGCCACCTCATCCCCGCGGGCACGGGCTTCCGCGGCTACCAGGACATCCGTGTCAAGCCGCTGGTGGCCCTGGCGCCGATGACGGCAGAGGGGCTCGAGGACGGCAACGGCTCCGAGCACCTGCTGGAAGACGGCGACCACGCCGGCGTGATGCCTCAGGTCGAGGTCAAGGACTTCGTCATGGGCGAGAGCGCCGACCACGCCCAGTAA